From a region of the Calliphora vicina chromosome 4, idCalVici1.1, whole genome shotgun sequence genome:
- the LOC135958527 gene encoding uncharacterized protein LOC135958527, translating to MNNTIQNNNNNKKQTAKGQQGKPMLADCKQSTVQPSGDSLTKSSEVALDFKPSTSKAALALAGNIPATAPALDTVEKTVVPAKMLQVGSSNQKSGPTTVAPPATTAEPNAPIRKEPSRRAFVQRRAAMRIIDRLGSKSADALNIDELSKLSWAKAQLAELDSSNTPPSADAANQGASAGPKRQRSEEELLQQQNTQPKTKRPKQEARVIRRPYSEVARNPLVRAIIDRSVDDGAISQEKWLKIRQGMLGVYWKILKENPGPSPQNDDAGWYQGHVKLLACTNDRSALLLKLAIASLGELWPGAKLDVIPVNEIPRRPRSVTVIPAEPHEPEEILAYIQSGNPDLPTHNWKVVKVSAPEGAHRKVVVVLNKESLAPLRERQSKIYYGFDSIKLRIYRGDDKLDPETSGVKLEAPQDMDCKIKLDDPASSEDKMETQSHSSMVGDLFCALGDVEDEDVLLESDPEDIDVTVIYDPDHGEGDPSEPSPL from the coding sequence ATGAATAacacaatacaaaacaataataataacaaaaaacaaacagcaaaagGCCAGCAGGGGAAACCTATGCTGGCTGATTGCAAACAGTCGACTGTCCAACCTTCTGGTGACAGTTTGACTAAAAGCAGCGAGGTAGCCTTGGACTTTAAGCCAAGCACCTCAAAAGCTGCATTAGCCCTCGCTGGTAATATACCAGCAACAGCCCCTGCATTGGACACTGTCGAGAAGACAGTTGTCCCTGCGAAAATGCTACAGGTTGGATCGTCGAACCAGAAGTCGGGTCCAACCACCGTAGCCCCACCCGCCACTACGGCAGAACCGAACGCCCCCATTCGCAAAGAACCATCCAGGAGGGCTTTCGTGCAAAGGCGTGCCGCCATGCGCATTATCGACCGGCTTGGATCCAAGTCGGCCGATGCGCTTAACATCGACGAATTGTCGAAATTAAGTTGGGCTAAGGCTCAACTGGCTGAGCTGGACAGCTCAAACACTCCTCCAAGCGCAGATGCAGCGAACCAAGGCGCATCTGCTGGGCCCAAACGGCAACGCTCAGAGGAGGAGCTGCTCCAGCAGCAAAACACACAGCCGAAGACTAAACGTCCGAAGCAGGAGGCTCGTGTGATAAGAAGGCCTTACAGTGAAGTTGCTCGCAATCCACTTGTAAGGGCTATTATCGACAGGAGTGTTGATGACGGAGCTATCTCCCAGGAGAAATGGCTGAAAATCCGTCAGGGTATGCTGGGGGTATACTGGAAGATTCTCAAGGAGAATCCCGGTCCATCCCCGCAAAACGACGATGCTGGCTGGTATCAAGGCCATGTAAAACTGCTAGCGTGTACCAATGACCGCTCAGCTCTACTGCTAAAATTAGCAATTGCGTCCCTAGGGGAATTGTGGCCTGGCGCGAAACTGGACGTGATCCCGGTAAACGAGATACCTCGTAGACCGAGATCAGTCACAGTTATTCCGGCGGAGCCACATGAACCTGAGGAGATTCTGGCATACATTCAGAGCGGTAATCCAGATCTACCAACCCATAACTGGAAGGTGGTTAAGGTTTCCGCTCCTGAAGGTGCGCATAGAAAGGTGGTCGTAGTCCTTAACAAGGAATCCTTGGCGCCACTACGTGAGAGGCAAAGCAAGATTTACTATGGATTCGATAGTATCAAGCTGCGCATCTACCGTGGTGACGACAAGCTCGACCCCGAAACTTCTGGTGTTAAACTGGAAGCTCCGCAGGATATGGACTGCAAAATTAAACTGGACGACCCCGCAAGCTCTGAGGACAAAATGGAGACCCAATCACACTCCAGTATGGTTGGGGACCTATTCTGCGCTCTGGGTGATGTGGAGGATGAAGATGTTCTTCTGGAATCAGACCCAGAAGACATCGACGTTACGGTCATATATGATCCAGACCATGG